The stretch of DNA CCTCAACATCCCCTGGCGCCACGAGGTCCGCATTGAGGACCGGCTGGGGTCGGCGGTGGGCAAGACATATCCCGTCTGCACCGGCGGCGACGGTGCCTGCCCGCCCGAGGATTGCGGCGGCCCGGTCGATTTCATGAGACACCGCGACGACAGGCTGTCGGTAGATTCTCTCGAGGACCTCGGCACCATGGCCGAGATCATCGGCGATGTTGCGCTGGAGCGCCGGCCGGAGGTCCTCGACGACGAGGAGACGAGATGGCGGCTGGAGCAGGCCGTCGAACGCTATCGGGCGCGCGAGCGCGCTCAAGGGCGGCCGTTTTCGCGGCGCACGGTGAACGAACGTCTTCGCCGGGGCGAGCATCGCGACCTCATGCACCAGCAGTGCTGAGACGCTCCGCCCGGCGCTGCGTCAGAAAGTTTGCGGCCACCAGCGCCGCTTCGTCGCCTTGCC from Rhizobiales bacterium GAS188 encodes:
- a CDS encoding pRiA4b ORF-3-like protein encodes the protein MLTEGADAIVQIKVWLLEISPMVWRRVLLPATLTLRELHGVIQVAMGWDGIHLYQFCLRAARYGSWELSASSPDVTLAALRFRQGTRFLYEYDLNIPWRHEVRIEDRLGSAVGKTYPVCTGGDGACPPEDCGGPVDFMRHRDDRLSVDSLEDLGTMAEIIGDVALERRPEVLDDEETRWRLEQAVERYRARERAQGRPFSRRTVNERLRRGEHRDLMHQQC